The Kitasatospora albolonga nucleotide sequence ACTGCGCCAGGTGGTCGGCGGCTACGCGGTGATGCTGGACCAGCTCAACCACCTGGCCCGCCTCACGGAGCGCAGCAACATCACGTTGCAGGTGCTGCCGTTCGAGGCGGGCGCACACGCGGGCGTCCAGTCCTCCTTCTGGCTCTTCGACTTCCCCACCGACCCCAGCATCGCCTGTGTGGCGAACCTGACCGGGACCCTGTTCATGGAACAGACGGGTCAACTCAACGCGTTCTCCGACGCGTTCGACAACCTCCGGGCCAGCGCGCTGAGCCCGGCAGATTCACTGACGCGCATCACCGACATCATGGATCTGATGCGCCGAGAACGAGACAAGAGGAACCCATCATGACCAGCGCCACCCCCACCGTCGTCGGCCCGTTCGTCAAGGCCACCGCCAGCGGCCAGCAGGATGCGTGCGTGGAGGTGGCCCCCCTCTCCGACGGCGGCCGAGCAGTCCGCGACAGCAAGAACCAGCACGGCCCCCGCCTCCACTTCGGCCCGGCCCAGTGGACCGCCTTCACCGACAGCATGAAGACTGCTGTCTGACCTACTCGCGAGCAGACCGAGGGAGTCACCTTGCCCGGCACCCCCACCATCGCCGGTCCCTTCATCAAAGCCACCGGCAGTGGACAACTGGGCGACTGCGTGGAGGTGGCCCCTCTCTCCGACGGCGGCCGGGCAGTCCGCGACAGCAAGAACCAGGACGGCCCGCGCCTCCACTTCGGCCCCGCCCAGTGGACGGCTTTCACCGACGGTGTGAAGGGCCAGGCGTACGGGGGCTGAACCAGCCCCACCCCCTGACCGGGCCGGGTCGCACGGAGCGCAGTTCGTGGGGGCCCGGTCCTTGTCATAGGCGGCCCTTAGGGTGACCCGATGGCCGCAGCGAAGAGAAGTCCGAAGAGCCCGATCGACGTCGAACCCGGCGCGGTATTCGCGTTCCGTACGTCGCCGCTCCACCCCGGCTCCCCGCCCGGGACCGGGCGCTTCGGCGCTCTCGCGGTGGTCGCGCGGGCGCCGGAGGTGATCGTCGTGGCCGTGTTCGACGGGGTGTGGGACCGGGTGCCCACGCTGGAGGAGGTACGGGGACAGCGGGTGCTGCGGCGTCGGCGGTTCGCGCACACGGGGAGGCCGGCGGTGTTCGCGTGCGGGGTGGAGGACACGACCGGGCTGAGTGACCTCACCGCGCTGGGGACCGCCCCGCTCACCGCCGAGCAGACGAAGCTGGCCGCCCCTTACCTCTCCCCCCGGAGCGTCGGCACGTCGTTCTCCACGCTCGCCCTGGCCGACTCCGACGTGGAGGGCGAGTGGCGCTGGGCGCACGACCGGGAGGCGCTGCTGCGGGAGCAGGAGGCGGTCGAGGAGCAGCGGAGGCTTGCGGCGGAGGCCGAGAAGGGACGGTACGCGGCGCGGCTGGCGGGGCTCACCTGGGAGCAGCTGCTCGCGGAGACCCCGTTCGAGGGCTGGACGCCGTCGCCGCCGTTTCCTCCGGCCGCGTTCCGGCGGGCGGCCGTCCGGCGGGTGCACCAGGCATGCCGGGAGCTGCGGGACGTGGGGCCGAAGCCCCGGAAGCCCGCCGTGCGGAAGGTGCTGAAGTCGCTGGTGCTGTGGTTCAACACGGCCGACCAGGCGGCGGGCTGGGTCATCGAGACGGAGGAGCGCGAGGACATCTGTTTCGTACTCGAAGAGCTGGCGCATGTCGCCGGGCACCCGTCGCTCGTCATGGAGGCCGACGAATGGCGTGAGTGGTGAGCGGCCGGAACAGGAGAGAATGAAAAAACCGTTGCCCCGCGAGCGAACTCGCGGGGCAACGGCCTACATGGGAATTGTGGAGATGGCGGGAATCGAACCCGCGTCCAACGGTGCGGAACCAGGGCTTCTCCGAGTGCAGTTCGCTACGCTTTTCTCGGCCCCGGAGGTCACGCGAACAAGCCTCCGACAGGCTCAGCCACTGTTTGATTTCCTTCTCGGCCCCGTGGCCGGGCCGAGAAGTTTAGATCCCTAGTTGATGCCAGGGTCCGGGTCGGGATCACCCCCGGGCTGACACTCCGCAGAGTCTTCGCTAGCTGCTAATTAGGCAGCAAGGGCGAAGGCGGAGGAATCGCGCTTGGAATTGGCGATTATTGTTTGCGACATATGGTTTACGAGATCATTGCCGCTTCCTCGACTCGCTTCCCCTGCTTCGACATCCGCTGTCGAAACCGATCATCCCCATGTGTATTTTTCAAAACGTGCGCCTTCGGTGAGGTGCACGGCCCATCGTACGTGAACAACGGCGGACGATGCCAGCGTATTCCCCCGCACGAGCCCGGCAGAGGCTCTCAGGCGCTGCGCTGCCGCCTGCGGGCCGCCGCGATGGCGCGGTTCGTCTCCCTCGTGTCCTGCTTCTCGCGAAGCGTCTGCCGCTTGTCGTACTCCTTCTTGCCCTTGGCGAGCGCGATCTCGACCTTCACCCGGCCGTCCTTGAAGTACAGGGCGAGCGGCACGATGGTGTGGCCGGTCTCCTGGGACTTGGACTCCAGCTTGTCGATCTCGGCCCGGTGCAGGAGCAGCTTGCGCTTGCGCTTGGCCGCGTGGTTGGTCCAGGTCCCCTGGACGTACTCGGGTACGTGGATGTTGTGCAGCCACGCCTCGTGGTCGTCGATCTGGACGAACCCGTCGACCAGGGAGGCCCGGCCCATGCGCAGGGACTTCACCTCGGTGCCCATGAGCACGAGGCCGCACTCGTAGGTGTCGAGGATGGTGTAGTCGTGCCGCGCCTTCTTGTTCTGCGCGATCATCTTGCGCCCGGTGTCTTTTTCCTTAGCCATAGTGCGGTCATTTTCGCACTACGACCCACCCCCGAGGCCACTCAATACCGTCTCGGCCCGCTGCTGGGCCCGCTCGTCCGCCACCAGGTCGGGTGTGATGCCCGTGCCCTCGACGCTGCGGCCGGCCGGGGTGCGGTAGTGGCCCACGGTCAGCTCGGCCACCGAACCGCCCGGGAGCTCGCTGGGCATCTGCACGGAGCCCTTGCCGAAGGTGCGTGAGCCGACGGTGACCGCGCGGCCCCGGTCCTGGAGGGCGCCGGTCAGCAGTTCGGCCGCGCTCATCGTGCCGCCGTCCACCAGGACCACCACGGGCCGCTCGGTGTCGCCGCCGGGGTCGGCGTAGAGGGCCTGTTCCTCGCCGCGTACGTCGTACGTGGCGACCAGGCCGCCGTCCAGGAAGGCGGAGGCGGCGGTGACGGCCTCGGTGACCAGACCTCCGGAGTTGGCACGGAGGTCCAGGAGTATCCCGGCGTCCCGGGGGGCCGCGCGGACCGCTTCGCGGACCTCGGCCCCGGCTCCCTTGGTGAAGGCGGCGACCTTGACGAGGAGGGCCGAGGAGGGGCCGGTGCCCAGACGGCGCACGGTGACCGCGTCGGGGGTCAGCCGGGCCCGTTCCAGCGTCCGTGTGGAGGGTTTTCCGTCCCGTACGAGACCGAGGACGACGCGGGTGCCTTCCCCGGCCCCCGTACCGTCACCGCGGAGTAAGGCGACCACCTCGGGGACGGGTTTCCGGTCCACCCGGCGGCCGTCGAGCGTGCGGAGCAGGTCGCCCTCGCGGATACCGGCCCGGTCGGCGGGGCCCCCGGGCTGGACCCGGGAGACGGCGACGCCCCCGCCCTCGGTGCGGCGGGCGGAGAGGCCGACGCCCAGGTACGAACCGTCGAGGGACTGCTCGAACTCCTCGTACTCCCGCTCGTCGTACACCGCCCCCCAGCGGTCCCCGCTCCGGCTGACGACCTCCCCGGCCGCCTCCTTCACGGACTTCCCGTCGGCCGCGGCCCGCGCCGCCGCGTCCTCGATCTCCTGCCGGTCGACCGGGGCGTGACGGGAGGCGACCGTACGGGCCGGGAGTTCGGGTACGGGGTCGGGGTCCTGCGGCAGCGAACCGGTCGCCGCGCCCGTGGCGAGGACACACCCGAAGACCAATGTCAGGGCCGCCCCGCGGCAGAGGCCGCGGGGCCGGAAGCGGTGCGAACAACCCGACATGGCGCCGAGTCTAGGACAAGCCTCCTGGGGCGCACGGGTGATCGACCGTGCGCCCCGGGAGGCGTACGTCACCATGGACCGCGGCGAGCCTGCGATCGGACGAGTGGGGGAATTCGCCCGCGCTCGACGGCATAGCGGCACTAACCTCGCATCATGACGGCACTACCGAAGGCCGAGGATGCCGGGTATGCCCGGTACACGTACCGACTCCGTGTGTCGTCCACCTCCCTCACTTCGCTGATGTCCGAATGGGACAGGTGCCGGTGGGTGTGGAATCAGTGCGTCGCGGAATCCCGCGCGGCGCACAGGGCCGGAGACGCGTGTGGCCCTGCCCGGTTGGGCAAGTTGCTGACCGGCTGGCGTGCCGGGCAGGAGTGGCTGCGTCAGGGCGCGTGTGTGCCGCAGCAGCAGATCATCCGCGATTTCGCCGGGCCCGCACCAAGGGCCTCAAGGACATCAAGGCCCGGTTACCCGTCAAGCGGCGTGCGGGGATGCCCAAGTTCAAGAAGAAGGAGCTGTCGGCGCCGACGCTGAGCTATACCCGGCGCGGCTTCCGCCTCAAGGGCGGGCGTCTGCACCTTGCGGGCGGCATCGTCCTGACGGTGGTCTGGTCACGCGATCTGCCCGACCGGCCCTCCAGCGTTCGTATCCACCGCGACCCCCTCGGCCACTGGTACGCGTCCTTCGTCGTCCGGGTCGAGGCCCAGCCGCTACCGGAGACGGGCCGGAGCATCGGTATCGACTGGGGCGTGAAGGAGACAGCGACCACCACCAGCGACGCCCACGATCTCGCCCATCCCGGATACGGGAAGAAGGCGGCCGGGGAGTTGGCCGGGCACCAGCGGCGGATGGCCCGACGGAGACCTCAGCGCGGCCGGGCCGCCTCGAAGGGGTACAGGCGCGCCAAGCGGCACGCCGCGAAGGTACACAGGAAGATCGCCCGGCAGCGGCAGGACACCGCCCGCAAGTGGGCCAAGAAGGTCGTGACGGACTTCGACCTGCTCGCGGTGGAGGACTTCAGGCCGAAGTTCCTCGCCCGGTCGGCAATGGCCCGCAAGGCGACCGACGCTGCGATCTCGGCCACCAAGCGCGAACTGATCAACATGGCACGCAAACACCGGCGCACACTGCATCTGGTGCACCCCGCCCACACCACCATGGACTGCGGACACTGCGGAGCGAGAGCCAAGCACGCACTTCCGCTGTCGGAACGTACCTACACCTGCACCGCGTGCGGAGCTGTGTCCCCCCAGGGACAAGAACTCCGCACGCGTGATGCTCGTCCGGGCCGGTCTGGACCCGGCTGGTGCCGATCGCGGAAGACCTGACAGCCCGCCGGGCTGCCGGGCAGCGTGAGCCAGGAATCCCCCCGGCTCCTGCCGGGGGGAGCACTCAAACCTTCAGATACTTGCGCAGCGCGAAGAGAGCGGCGACGGCCGGCATCAGGAGGCCGATCGCGAGCACCAGCGGCAGCTTCGTCAGAACCGCGTCCCAGCCGATGAAGTTGATCAGGTTCAGCTTCTCCTGGAGGGCGAGACCGCCGTCGATCAGGAAGTACCGGCCGCCGAGCAGCATCGCGCAGGCCAGCAGACCGCCGATGAGGCCGGCGACGGCCGCCTCCATGATGAAGGGGGCCTGGATGTAGAAGCCGGAGGCGCCCACCAGGCGCATGATTCCTGTTTCACGTCTCCGGCTGAACGCGGAGACGCGCACGGTGTTGACGATCAGGATCAACGCGATGACCAGCATCAGGATCATCACGTAGATCGCGACGACGTTCATGCCGTTCATCAGCTCGAAGAGGTTGTCCAGGATGGACCGCTGGTCCTGGACGGACTGCACCCCGTCCCGCCCCGCGAAGGCCGTCGCGACGACCTTGTACTTCTGCGGGTCCTTCAGTTTGACGCGGAACGACTCCTGCATCTGGTCGGGCGTGATGTTGCCCGCCATCGGGGAGTCGCCGAACTGCTCCTGGTAGTGCTTGTACGCCTCGTCGACCGTCTCGAAGTGGACCGGCTTCTGCACGGCGTCCATCTTCTCGAGGTCGGCCTTGATCTGCTTCTTCTGCTCGGCGGTGACAGCGCCCTTGGCACACTTGGGCATGTCCTTGGCGTCGTTCTTGTTGCAGAGGAAGATCGAGACGTTGACCTTGTCGTACCAGTAGTCCTTCATCGTGCTGACCTGTTCGCGCATCAGCAGCGCGCCCCCGAACAGGGCGAGCGAGAGGGCGACGGAGACCACGACGGCGAAGGTCATCGTGAGGTTGCGACGGAGACCGACGCCGATCTCCGACAGGACGAACTGGGCGCGCATGGCGTCCTTTCAGTACTCGATGCTCGACATGCACGAGGGGCCCGGGGGCGCCCTCGGTCAGTGCTGGTAGCCGTAGACGCCGCGTGCCTGGTCGCGTACGAGACGGCCCTGTTCGAGCTCGATGACGCGCTTGCGCATCTGGTCGACGATGTTCTGGTCGTGGGTCGCCATGATCACGGTGGTGCCGGTCCGGTTGATCCGGTCCAGCAGCTTCATGATGCCGACGGAGGTCTGCGGGTCGAGGTTGCCGGTCGGCTCGTCCGCGATCAGCAGCATCGGGCGGTTGACGAAGGCCCGGGCGATCGCCACGCGCTGCTGCTCACCACCGGAGAGCTCACCGGGCATGCGCTCCTCCTTGCCGCCGAGGCCGACGAGGTCGAGCACCTGGGGCACGGCCTTGCGGATCTCGCCGCGGGGCTTGCCGATGACCTCCTGGGCGAAGGCCACGTTCTGCGCGACGGTCTTGTTGGGCAGCAGGCGGAAGTCCTGGAAGACCGTCCCCAGCTGGCGGCGCATCTGCGGCACCTTCCAGTTGGACAGCCGCGCGAGGTCCTTGCCGAGCACATGGACCATGCCCGTGCTGGCGCGCTCCTCACGCAGGATGAGCCGCATGAAGGTCGACTTGCCGGAGCCGGAGGAGCCCACCAGGAAGACGAACTCACCCTTCTCGATGTCCAGCGAGACATCGCGCAGAGCCGGTCGGGTCTGCTTCGGGTAGGTCTTGGAGACGTTGTCGAATCGGATCACGGATGCACCACGGTCGGCCGGGAGTAGGTGAGCGTGACCATACGCGAACCGGGCTCACGCGTGCAGGCGGCGTCCGGCAATGGGCGATTTATGGTGGATCGCCGCCCGGTACGCATCGGGTCGGACCGTCCCTTGTCCGGCGGGCCGCGCCGAAAACGGCGGGAGCTGGCACAGTGGTGGGGGGAACGGTCGCGTTTCCCGGAGCGTTGTGCGGAGAGAGAGCAGTCAGCGGCTCCGCCGCGCGGGAGGAGGAATGCGCATGACCTATGACCGACTGGTGTGCGCGAACTGCGCGTCCCCCGTGAGTGAGGGGCGCTGCCGCGTCTGCCGTGCCGTGCGGCAGCAGATGCTGGAGGAGCAGGGGCAGGGCCCGCTGGCCGGGATGAGCCCCGCCATGCTGATCGCGCTGATGGTCGTGCTGCTGACGGCGCTCGCGCTGCTGGCCCACCAGACCGCCTGACCCGCACCGGGCCCGTCTGACCCCGCACCGGGCTGTCCGCCGCGCAGCTGCCGCTGTGTGGGTCCGCTGTGCCCCGAGAGAGCCCCGGAACGTCCGCGTACGGCCGCTGGAGCGGTTCACGCGCGCGGAAAGGCCCGGGAGGCGTTGTGCGGCCTCCCGGGCCTTTCGCTGTGCCGTGCCGGACCGTGTACGGGGCCTCAGGTGCGCTCGTACGCGGTCGTCAGCGGGTTCTGGGCGGGTCCCCGGGACCCCGGGGGCCCCGGTTACCGGACGACGGCCCGGCTACCGGGCGACGAGAACCTAGGCGACCGTGCGGCCGCCGCCGACCAGGCGCGGCAGGACGCGGAAGCCGATGCCACCGGCGATCATCGTCGCGGCACCGATGACCAGGAAGCCGGTCTCGGCCGCACCGGTCTCGGCGAGCTCTTCCTTGCCCTTGCTCTGCTCGACCGGCTGGTTGCCGACGCTGTCGGTGTCCGTGTTGTCGGCGCACTCGACCACACCGGAGTCGACGGTGCAGGCGTCGTCGCCACCGGTCGCGGAGCCGGAGGTGCCGGAGCCGTCGGGGGTGGAGCCGGTGGAGCCGGAGCCCGAGGTGCCGGTCGAGCCGGCGGTCCCGGTGGTACCGCCGTTACCGCCGGTGGCGCTGTTGCCGCCGGTGTTCCCACCGTTGCCGCCATTGCCACCGTTGCCGCCGGTGTTGCCACCATTGCCGCTGGTGTTGCCGCCCTGGGACGCGCCGCCCTGGTTACCGCCCTCGGAGGTTGCGCCCTCGTTGCCGCCCTCGGACGTGGCACCCTCGTTGCCACCCTCAGAGGTGGCACCCTCGTTACCGCCCTCGGAGGTGGCGCCCTCGTTACCGCCTTCAGAGGTGGCGCCCTCGTTGCCACCCTCGGACGTGGCACCCTCGTTACCGCCCTCGGAGGTCGCGCCCTCGTTACCGCCCTCGGAGGTCGCGCCCTCGTTACCGCCCTCGGACGTGGCGCCCTCGTTGCCACCCTCAGAGGTGGCACCTTCGTTGCCGCCCTCGGACGTGGCGCCCTCGGAGGTGCCGCCCTGGTCGGCGCCCCCGATCGGGTTCTCCTCGTTCTGGACCGACACATCGGCGCTGAGGCCGCCGCCGTCCACACCGATACCGATGCCGACCGCCTGCGCCGCGCCCGCGGCGGTCAGCGAGGCACCCGCGGCGATAACCGCACCGGCGGCTATCCGCGCGACGCGAACGCGCGTCTTCTTCGTCATCTGTTGCTACCCCCAGTAGCTGATCTCGTCATTGGAGCAGCCATATGCGGGCCACGGCGGCCCGCGGGGAAATCACTTTCGGCAGGGCCACGTCGTGCCGTGGTCACCCCGCCCGTCCCCCGGTTCACACCCGTCCCAGACATACGCATGCTGCTCTAGCACCCTGTCCAGAGCCAAGGATTACGTCAAGGCCGTTCCGTGCAGTACGCACCCTTATGGGGGCTCCTGACGGCTATGCGAAAGCACGACTGTGACGCATCGGGCACAGTTTCCCCCCAACTCGCCACGGGCCCCCGTAACGCGGGCGGGCCCGGACAGTTCCCTGTCCGGGCCCAACGTGCGTACGGCGGAGGTTACTTCTCGCTCTGCTTGCGCCAGCGGATGCCCGCCTCGACGAAACCGTCGATCTCGCCGTTGAAGACCGCTTCCGGGTTGCCCATCTCGAACTCCGTACGCAGGTCCTTGACCATCTGGTACGGGTGGAGGACGTACGAACGCATCTGGTTGCCCCAGGAGTTGCCGCCGTCGCCCTTGAGCGCGTTCATCTTCGCCTGTTCCTCCTGGCGGCGGCGCTCGAGGAGCTTGGCCTGGAGGACGTTCATCGCGGACGCCTTGTTCTGGATCTGCGAGCGCTCGTTCTGGCAGGAGACGACGATGCCGGTCGGCAGGTGGGTCAGGCGGACCGCGGAGTCCGTGGTGTTGACGCCCTGTCCGCCGGGGCCCGAGGAGCGGTACACGTCGATGCGCAGCTCGGACTCGTCGATCTCGATGTGGTCGGTCTGCTCGACGACCGGGAGCACCTCGACGCCCGCGAAGGACGTCTGACGGCGGCCCTGGTTGTCGAAGGGCGAGATCCGGACCAGGCGGTGGGTGCCCTGCTCGACGGAGAGGGTGCCGTAGGCGTACGGGACCTGGACGGTGAAGGTGGTCGACTTGATGCCGGCCTCTTCCGCGTACGCGGTCTCGT carries:
- a CDS encoding DUF397 domain-containing protein, whose product is MTSATPTVVGPFVKATASGQQDACVEVAPLSDGGRAVRDSKNQHGPRLHFGPAQWTAFTDSMKTAV
- a CDS encoding peptide chain release factor 2 → MAVVDISEELKSLSSTMGSIEAVLDLDALRADIAALEEQAAAPSLWDDPDAAQKITSKLSHLQAEVRKAEALRGRIDDLGVLFELAEDEGDADTLAEAEAELESVKKALDEMEVRTLLSGEYDAREALVTIRAEAGGVDAADFAEKLQRMYLRWAERHNYKTEVYETAYAEEAGIKSTTFTVQVPYAYGTLSVEQGTHRLVRISPFDNQGRRQTSFAGVEVLPVVEQTDHIEIDESELRIDVYRSSGPGGQGVNTTDSAVRLTHLPTGIVVSCQNERSQIQNKASAMNVLQAKLLERRRQEEQAKMNALKGDGGNSWGNQMRSYVLHPYQMVKDLRTEFEMGNPEAVFNGEIDGFVEAGIRWRKQSEK
- a CDS encoding cell division ATP-binding protein FtsE, whose product is MIRFDNVSKTYPKQTRPALRDVSLDIEKGEFVFLVGSSGSGKSTFMRLILREERASTGMVHVLGKDLARLSNWKVPQMRRQLGTVFQDFRLLPNKTVAQNVAFAQEVIGKPRGEIRKAVPQVLDLVGLGGKEERMPGELSGGEQQRVAIARAFVNRPMLLIADEPTGNLDPQTSVGIMKLLDRINRTGTTVIMATHDQNIVDQMRKRVIELEQGRLVRDQARGVYGYQH
- a CDS encoding SsrA-binding protein, translated to MAKEKDTGRKMIAQNKKARHDYTILDTYECGLVLMGTEVKSLRMGRASLVDGFVQIDDHEAWLHNIHVPEYVQGTWTNHAAKRKRKLLLHRAEIDKLESKSQETGHTIVPLALYFKDGRVKVEIALAKGKKEYDKRQTLREKQDTRETNRAIAAARRRQRSA
- a CDS encoding peptidase S41 encodes the protein MSGCSHRFRPRGLCRGAALTLVFGCVLATGAATGSLPQDPDPVPELPARTVASRHAPVDRQEIEDAAARAAADGKSVKEAAGEVVSRSGDRWGAVYDEREYEEFEQSLDGSYLGVGLSARRTEGGGVAVSRVQPGGPADRAGIREGDLLRTLDGRRVDRKPVPEVVALLRGDGTGAGEGTRVVLGLVRDGKPSTRTLERARLTPDAVTVRRLGTGPSSALLVKVAAFTKGAGAEVREAVRAAPRDAGILLDLRANSGGLVTEAVTAASAFLDGGLVATYDVRGEEQALYADPGGDTERPVVVLVDGGTMSAAELLTGALQDRGRAVTVGSRTFGKGSVQMPSELPGGSVAELTVGHYRTPAGRSVEGTGITPDLVADERAQQRAETVLSGLGGGS
- a CDS encoding cell division protein FtsX, with translation MRAQFVLSEIGVGLRRNLTMTFAVVVSVALSLALFGGALLMREQVSTMKDYWYDKVNVSIFLCNKNDAKDMPKCAKGAVTAEQKKQIKADLEKMDAVQKPVHFETVDEAYKHYQEQFGDSPMAGNITPDQMQESFRVKLKDPQKYKVVATAFAGRDGVQSVQDQRSILDNLFELMNGMNVVAIYVMILMLVIALILIVNTVRVSAFSRRRETGIMRLVGASGFYIQAPFIMEAAVAGLIGGLLACAMLLGGRYFLIDGGLALQEKLNLINFIGWDAVLTKLPLVLAIGLLMPAVAALFALRKYLKV
- a CDS encoding DUF397 domain-containing protein, which gives rise to MPGTPTIAGPFIKATGSGQLGDCVEVAPLSDGGRAVRDSKNQDGPRLHFGPAQWTAFTDGVKGQAYGG